The following coding sequences are from one Anopheles bellator chromosome X, idAnoBellAS_SP24_06.2, whole genome shotgun sequence window:
- the LOC131213922 gene encoding protein VAC14 homolog isoform X2, with the protein MENAFAPISEACVKALSDKTYDKRKMAALEIEKMVTEFNAKKNMTQVERIIDVLSKDFVRSNDLNKKKGGLIALAATSIALGKDTERFIEDIVNPILNCLMDSDMRVRYFASESLYNVVKVSRGSVLPFFPSLFNALSRLVTDPDHNIKNGSEILDRLLKDIVIESSQTFDLDAFIPLVRERIMVKSSFARQFIISWISVLNAVPEINMVVYLPEILHGLFQMLEDPLPEIQRMCESLLAQFLKIIKADPGAADILKMTNLLIVLAQSNNLLIQFYAITWIKEFVQLYGGEILCFTSGIFTAILPCLAFESESKKSIKDCANAVNLHLLELVSGSEDKQRNLSYLDLNSVMEVLRQYLVHSPVPTKIAVLKWVHHLFTEVHDEMSEHANKLFPVLLRDSLSDSSDEVVLQAIVVLAEIVNSATVQGADFDQTQYRQFLVELLNLFSESNTFLEKRGTLIIRQLCRLLNAEYIYRTFAEILLEERISLKIASTMVRTLNMILLTTSDLFDLRNMLRDIRNEKSASLFECLYKCWTHCPVSTLSLCLLAQCYQHVSEIVCLFADMEITVDFLVEIDKMVQLIESPIFASLRLTLISHENDNADAVHLSRALYGVLMLLPQTEAFHLLNNRLQCVPNYWGQPNKISKSTIQSQGKVKFDELFTYFKYMQDLHHQKRIEKRKKNQF; encoded by the exons ATGGAAAATGCATTTGCACCGATCAGTGAGGCTTGCGTTAAGGCTCTCAGCGATAAAACGTACGACAAGCGAAAAATGGCAGCATTAGAAATAGAAAA GATGGTGACCGAATTTAATGCGAAGAAGAACATGACGCAAGTAGAGCGCATCATCGACGTGCTGAGCAAAGACTTCGTGAGGTCGAACGATTTGAACAAAAAGAAGGGTGGCTTGATTGCTctcgccgccaccagcatcgCGCTGGGGAAGGACACCGAAAGGTTCATCGAAGACATCGTCAACCCGATCCTGAATTGCCTTATGGACAGCGACATGCGGGTGCGCTATTTCGCTAGCGAATCTCTCTACAACGTAGTGAAGGTATCACGCGGCTCGGTCTTACCGTTTTTCCCTAGTCTCTTCAATGCACTCAGCCGACTGGTGACGGATCCTGATCACAATATCAAAAACGGCAGTGAAATACTCGATCGTCTGCTGAAGGACATAGTGATTGAATCGTCGCAAACTTTCGATCTCGACGCTTTCATCCCACTAGTGCGTGAGCGCATAATGGTGAAGAGCTCGTTTGCCCGCCAGTTTATCATCTCGTGGATCTCCGTGCTGAATGCCGTGCCCGAGATCAATATGGTCGTGTACCTACCCGAGATCCTGCACGGACTCTTCCAGATGTTGGAAGATCCGTTACCAGAAATCCAACGCATGTGCGAGTCGTTACTAGCGCAGTTTCTCAAGATAATAAAAGCCGACCCGGGGGCGGCCGACATCCTGAAGATGACGAACCTGCTGATCGTGCTGGCGCAATCCAACAATCTGCTGATCCAGTTCTATGCCATTACGTGGATCAAAGAGTTCGTTCAGCTGTACGGCGGTGAGATACTGTGCTTTACAAGTGGCATCTTCACTGCCATCTTACCATGTCTGGCGTTCGAAAGCGAGTCTAAGAAAAGCATCAAAGACTGCGCCAATGCCGTGAACCTGCACTTACTGGAGCTGGTGTCCGGTAGTGAGGACAAACAACGCAATCTTAGTTACCTCGATCTGAACTCGGTCATGGAGGTGCTGCGCCAGTATCTAGTGCACAGTCCCGTGCCGACAAAGATCGCTGTACTGAAGTGGGTACATCATCTGTTTACCGAGGTGCACGACGAAATGTCCGAGCATGCTAACAAGCTgttcccggtgctgctgcgcgatTCCCTGTCCGACAGTTCCGATGAGGTCGTTCTGCAAGCGATTGTCGTGTTGGCAGAGATCGTCAACTCGGCTACCGTTCAGGGGGCGGACTTTGACCAGACACAGTACCGACAGTTTCTGGTCGAACTGCTGAATCTTTTCAGTGAGAGTAACACGTTTTTGGAGAAACGCGGCACACTGATCATTCGTCAGCTGTGCCGGTTGTTGAACGCCGAGTATATTTATCGAACGTTTGCAGAAATATTGCTCGAAGAACGTATCAGTCTAAAGATTGCCTCGACTATGGTGCGGACGCTCAACATGATACTGCTTACGACCTCCGATCTGTTTGATCTGCGCAACATGCTGCGCGACATTCGGAACGAG AAATCTGCCTCACTGTTTGAGTGCCTATACAAGTGTTGGACCCATTGCCCCGTCTCAACGCTATCACTTTGCCTACTAGCCCAATGTTACCAGCATGTCTCGGagatcgtttgtttgtt TGCGGACATGGAAATAACGGTTGATTTTCTTGTCGAAATTGATAAAATGGTGCAGCTTATAGAATCTCCAATATTTGCAT CGCTTCGGCTGACACTGATATCGCACGAGAATGACAATGCGGACGCCGTACATTTATCACGCGCGCTGTATGGAGTTCTAATGCTACTTCCGCAGACTGAGGCATTCCATTTGCTGAACAATCGTTTGCAGTGTGTTCCTAATTACTGGGGACAGCCCAACAAGAT TTCTAAATCGACTATCCAGAGCCAAGGCAAGGTCAAATTCGACGAGCTTTTTACTTACTTCAAGTATATGCAGGATTTACATCATCAGAAACGCATTGAAAAGCGtaagaaaaatcaattctaA
- the LOC131213922 gene encoding protein VAC14 homolog isoform X1: MENAFAPISEACVKALSDKTYDKRKMAALEIEKMVTEFNAKKNMTQVERIIDVLSKDFVRSNDLNKKKGGLIALAATSIALGKDTERFIEDIVNPILNCLMDSDMRVRYFASESLYNVVKVSRGSVLPFFPSLFNALSRLVTDPDHNIKNGSEILDRLLKDIVIESSQTFDLDAFIPLVRERIMVKSSFARQFIISWISVLNAVPEINMVVYLPEILHGLFQMLEDPLPEIQRMCESLLAQFLKIIKADPGAADILKMTNLLIVLAQSNNLLIQFYAITWIKEFVQLYGGEILCFTSGIFTAILPCLAFESESKKSIKDCANAVNLHLLELVSGSEDKQRNLSYLDLNSVMEVLRQYLVHSPVPTKIAVLKWVHHLFTEVHDEMSEHANKLFPVLLRDSLSDSSDEVVLQAIVVLAEIVNSATVQGADFDQTQYRQFLVELLNLFSESNTFLEKRGTLIIRQLCRLLNAEYIYRTFAEILLEERISLKIASTMVRTLNMILLTTSDLFDLRNMLRDIRNEKSASLFECLYKCWTHCPVSTLSLCLLAQCYQHVSEIVCLFADMEITVDFLVEIDKMVQLIESPIFASLRLTLISHENDNADAVHLSRALYGVLMLLPQTEAFHLLNNRLQCVPNYWGQPNKISSKSTIQSQGKVKFDELFTYFKYMQDLHHQKRIEKRKKNQF, translated from the exons ATGGAAAATGCATTTGCACCGATCAGTGAGGCTTGCGTTAAGGCTCTCAGCGATAAAACGTACGACAAGCGAAAAATGGCAGCATTAGAAATAGAAAA GATGGTGACCGAATTTAATGCGAAGAAGAACATGACGCAAGTAGAGCGCATCATCGACGTGCTGAGCAAAGACTTCGTGAGGTCGAACGATTTGAACAAAAAGAAGGGTGGCTTGATTGCTctcgccgccaccagcatcgCGCTGGGGAAGGACACCGAAAGGTTCATCGAAGACATCGTCAACCCGATCCTGAATTGCCTTATGGACAGCGACATGCGGGTGCGCTATTTCGCTAGCGAATCTCTCTACAACGTAGTGAAGGTATCACGCGGCTCGGTCTTACCGTTTTTCCCTAGTCTCTTCAATGCACTCAGCCGACTGGTGACGGATCCTGATCACAATATCAAAAACGGCAGTGAAATACTCGATCGTCTGCTGAAGGACATAGTGATTGAATCGTCGCAAACTTTCGATCTCGACGCTTTCATCCCACTAGTGCGTGAGCGCATAATGGTGAAGAGCTCGTTTGCCCGCCAGTTTATCATCTCGTGGATCTCCGTGCTGAATGCCGTGCCCGAGATCAATATGGTCGTGTACCTACCCGAGATCCTGCACGGACTCTTCCAGATGTTGGAAGATCCGTTACCAGAAATCCAACGCATGTGCGAGTCGTTACTAGCGCAGTTTCTCAAGATAATAAAAGCCGACCCGGGGGCGGCCGACATCCTGAAGATGACGAACCTGCTGATCGTGCTGGCGCAATCCAACAATCTGCTGATCCAGTTCTATGCCATTACGTGGATCAAAGAGTTCGTTCAGCTGTACGGCGGTGAGATACTGTGCTTTACAAGTGGCATCTTCACTGCCATCTTACCATGTCTGGCGTTCGAAAGCGAGTCTAAGAAAAGCATCAAAGACTGCGCCAATGCCGTGAACCTGCACTTACTGGAGCTGGTGTCCGGTAGTGAGGACAAACAACGCAATCTTAGTTACCTCGATCTGAACTCGGTCATGGAGGTGCTGCGCCAGTATCTAGTGCACAGTCCCGTGCCGACAAAGATCGCTGTACTGAAGTGGGTACATCATCTGTTTACCGAGGTGCACGACGAAATGTCCGAGCATGCTAACAAGCTgttcccggtgctgctgcgcgatTCCCTGTCCGACAGTTCCGATGAGGTCGTTCTGCAAGCGATTGTCGTGTTGGCAGAGATCGTCAACTCGGCTACCGTTCAGGGGGCGGACTTTGACCAGACACAGTACCGACAGTTTCTGGTCGAACTGCTGAATCTTTTCAGTGAGAGTAACACGTTTTTGGAGAAACGCGGCACACTGATCATTCGTCAGCTGTGCCGGTTGTTGAACGCCGAGTATATTTATCGAACGTTTGCAGAAATATTGCTCGAAGAACGTATCAGTCTAAAGATTGCCTCGACTATGGTGCGGACGCTCAACATGATACTGCTTACGACCTCCGATCTGTTTGATCTGCGCAACATGCTGCGCGACATTCGGAACGAG AAATCTGCCTCACTGTTTGAGTGCCTATACAAGTGTTGGACCCATTGCCCCGTCTCAACGCTATCACTTTGCCTACTAGCCCAATGTTACCAGCATGTCTCGGagatcgtttgtttgtt TGCGGACATGGAAATAACGGTTGATTTTCTTGTCGAAATTGATAAAATGGTGCAGCTTATAGAATCTCCAATATTTGCAT CGCTTCGGCTGACACTGATATCGCACGAGAATGACAATGCGGACGCCGTACATTTATCACGCGCGCTGTATGGAGTTCTAATGCTACTTCCGCAGACTGAGGCATTCCATTTGCTGAACAATCGTTTGCAGTGTGTTCCTAATTACTGGGGACAGCCCAACAAGAT AAGTTCTAAATCGACTATCCAGAGCCAAGGCAAGGTCAAATTCGACGAGCTTTTTACTTACTTCAAGTATATGCAGGATTTACATCATCAGAAACGCATTGAAAAGCGtaagaaaaatcaattctaA